One part of the Thermodesulfobacterium commune DSM 2178 genome encodes these proteins:
- a CDS encoding dissimilatory sulfite reductase D family protein: MDKEELKQKILQIMEEKVKKGGKTKIYLKDLQREIPDANPREIKNAANELVREGKLEYFSTGSTVMFGLPGVGMGLEAGVEKPKE; the protein is encoded by the coding sequence ATGGATAAAGAAGAATTGAAACAGAAGATACTTCAAATAATGGAAGAAAAGGTTAAAAAAGGTGGTAAAACTAAGATCTATTTAAAAGATTTACAAAGAGAAATTCCTGATGCCAACCCCCGTGAGATTAAGAATGCTGCTAACGAGTTGGTAAGAGAAGGGAAGTTAGAGTATTTCTCTACTGGTAGTACGGTTATGTTTGGATTACCTGGCGTAGGTATGGGGTTGGAAGCAGGAGTAGAAAAACCTAAAGAATAA
- the dsrB gene encoding dissimilatory-type sulfite reductase subunit beta codes for MENRITDIGPPYFWQFMPPVIQKNYGKWVSHEIIQPGVLKYKSETGDVVYVVRCGTPRLETTDYIREICEIADKYCGGYVRWTTRNNVEFHVTDEETLKALIEDLKNRKHPNGSYKFPIGGTGAGISNIVHTQGWIHCHTPAIDASGIVKAIMDELFEYFGSHKLPAKTKLALACCLNMCGAVHCSDLALVGIHRKPPLVEDERLEHVCEIPLVIASCPLGAIKPATAEVDGKKKKTVRINVDRCMFCGNCYTMCPALPIADGEGDGIAIVVGGKVSNRITPPEFSRVVIPYIPNEPPRWPTTVKWIKKIIEIYSQHANKYERIGTWINRIGWERFFELTGIPFTEKCIDDYRLAYTTYRTSMHFKFTKHVDEVFNAPENYKVELFK; via the coding sequence ATGGAAAACAGAATTACTGATATAGGACCTCCTTATTTCTGGCAGTTTATGCCACCTGTTATTCAGAAAAACTATGGTAAATGGGTTTCTCATGAGATAATCCAACCTGGGGTTTTAAAGTATAAGTCTGAAACAGGTGATGTAGTTTATGTGGTAAGATGTGGTACCCCTCGTTTGGAAACTACAGACTACATCAGAGAAATTTGTGAGATCGCAGATAAATATTGTGGCGGTTATGTACGCTGGACTACCCGTAATAACGTAGAATTTCATGTAACTGATGAAGAAACTTTAAAGGCTCTTATAGAAGACTTGAAAAACAGGAAACATCCTAATGGTTCTTATAAGTTTCCTATCGGTGGTACAGGGGCAGGTATTAGCAACATAGTCCATACCCAGGGATGGATCCACTGTCATACTCCTGCTATCGACGCTTCCGGTATAGTTAAGGCTATCATGGATGAACTATTTGAATACTTTGGATCTCATAAACTTCCTGCAAAGACTAAGTTAGCCCTTGCCTGTTGTCTTAACATGTGTGGTGCTGTGCATTGTTCTGACCTTGCCTTGGTTGGTATTCACAGAAAACCACCTTTGGTTGAAGACGAAAGGTTAGAACATGTTTGTGAAATACCATTGGTTATAGCTTCCTGTCCTTTAGGTGCTATCAAACCTGCTACTGCTGAAGTAGATGGTAAGAAGAAAAAGACAGTTAGAATAAATGTAGATCGTTGTATGTTCTGTGGTAACTGTTATACCATGTGTCCAGCTTTACCTATTGCTGACGGAGAAGGTGATGGTATTGCTATTGTGGTCGGTGGAAAGGTTTCTAACAGGATTACTCCTCCTGAATTTTCAAGAGTAGTAATACCTTATATTCCTAATGAACCTCCTCGTTGGCCAACCACTGTTAAATGGATTAAAAAGATTATTGAGATCTATTCTCAGCATGCTAATAAGTACGAAAGGATTGGTACTTGGATTAACAGAATTGGTTGGGAAAGATTCTTTGAATTAACCGGTATTCCATTTACTGAAAAGTGTATTGACGATTACAGACTTGCTTATACTACCTACAGAACTTCTATGCACTTTAAGTTCACCAAACATGTAGATGAAGTATTTAATGCTCCGGAAAATTATAAAGTAGAACTTTTTAAGTAA
- the dsrA gene encoding dissimilatory-type sulfite reductase subunit alpha, whose amino-acid sequence MGEVKKHDTPKIDQLKTGPWPSFVDDIYSYGEKHKKQACFDIMGQMELSYTHKETHWKHGGIVGVFGYGGGVIGRYSDQQERFPAIWAFHTIRVHHTAGKWYHTSALRKLCDMWDHRGSGIVNFHGSTGDIILLGTVTDQLEPIFFDLTHQLHWDLGGSGSNLRSPACCVGKSRCEWALIDVQELDYELTMAFQDELHRPAFPYKFKFKFSGCPLDCVAAVARADMSFIGTWRDEIRIDQEAVRAYVRGELKPNAGAFSDRDWGPFDIKKEVIDLCPTKCMYWDENEQKLYINNSECNRCMHCIAVMPEALRPGQDTGIAILIGAKAPILEGAQLSTLIVPFMKVEPPYDELKDFIYKAWDYWMENGKNRERIGELIQRIGLNKFITEVMGLTPIPQHVRVPRDNPYIFWKEEEVEGGWTRDVAEFRKRHPA is encoded by the coding sequence ATGGGCGAGGTGAAAAAACATGATACACCGAAAATAGACCAGCTTAAGACTGGTCCTTGGCCAAGTTTTGTTGATGACATTTATTCTTATGGTGAGAAGCACAAGAAACAAGCCTGTTTTGACATAATGGGTCAAATGGAGCTTTCCTATACCCACAAAGAGACCCATTGGAAGCACGGTGGTATTGTTGGTGTGTTTGGTTATGGTGGTGGAGTTATTGGGCGTTATTCTGACCAGCAGGAAAGATTCCCTGCTATCTGGGCTTTCCATACTATCCGTGTGCACCATACCGCAGGAAAGTGGTATCATACTTCAGCTTTAAGGAAACTCTGTGATATGTGGGATCATAGGGGTAGTGGTATTGTTAACTTTCATGGTTCTACCGGTGATATCATCCTTTTAGGTACGGTTACTGACCAGCTTGAGCCTATCTTTTTTGACTTAACTCATCAGCTTCATTGGGATCTTGGTGGTTCTGGTTCTAACTTAAGAAGCCCTGCTTGCTGCGTGGGTAAGTCTCGTTGTGAGTGGGCTTTGATAGATGTTCAAGAATTAGACTATGAGTTAACCATGGCTTTCCAAGATGAATTGCACCGTCCTGCATTTCCATATAAGTTTAAGTTTAAATTTTCTGGATGTCCCTTAGATTGTGTGGCTGCTGTAGCAAGAGCTGACATGTCTTTCATAGGTACTTGGAGAGATGAAATTAGAATAGATCAAGAAGCAGTAAGAGCCTATGTAAGGGGTGAGCTTAAACCTAATGCAGGTGCTTTTTCTGACAGAGACTGGGGTCCTTTTGATATTAAGAAGGAAGTTATTGACCTTTGTCCTACCAAGTGTATGTACTGGGATGAAAACGAGCAGAAGCTTTATATCAACAACAGTGAATGCAACAGGTGTATGCACTGTATAGCTGTTATGCCAGAGGCTTTAAGACCTGGTCAAGATACCGGTATCGCTATATTGATCGGAGCTAAAGCCCCGATCTTAGAAGGTGCTCAGCTTTCTACCCTTATTGTTCCTTTTATGAAGGTGGAACCACCTTATGATGAACTTAAAGATTTTATCTATAAGGCCTGGGATTATTGGATGGAAAATGGAAAGAACCGTGAACGTATCGGTGAACTTATCCAGAGAATTGGTTTGAACAAGTTTATCACCGAGGTTATGGGACTTACACCTATTCCTCAGCATGTAAGAGTACCTCGTGACAACCCATACATCTTCTGGAAGGAAGAAGAGGTTGAGGGTGGTTGGACCAGAGACGTGGCTGAATTTAGAAAACGCCACCCTGCTTAA
- a CDS encoding cell division ATP-binding protein FtsE, whose protein sequence is MEIFVIEKVTKVYNPYFKVLDEVSFIVKEGDFLILTGPTGAGKTTLLKLLYREEKPTDGEIFYKNFPYSKLNKRHFLHLRRNWGIIFQDYKLIPDLTVFENIKISLILSQKKVPKIKFHILNYLERFNLAAKAFKKVKELSGGEQQKVGIVRAIIRDPELLIADEPTGNLDPESIREIIKIFQEYQQAGKTVILATHDPVILQLNAGKILRLEQGRLVGNVQTSC, encoded by the coding sequence ATGGAAATTTTTGTTATAGAAAAGGTAACCAAAGTTTATAACCCCTATTTTAAAGTGCTGGATGAAGTATCTTTTATCGTAAAAGAAGGAGATTTTTTGATCTTAACCGGACCGACTGGAGCAGGTAAAACCACCCTTCTAAAGTTACTTTACCGAGAAGAAAAACCTACTGACGGAGAAATATTTTACAAAAACTTCCCTTACTCTAAGCTCAATAAACGACATTTTTTACATCTAAGACGCAATTGGGGGATCATTTTTCAAGATTACAAACTAATACCAGACTTAACGGTTTTTGAAAATATAAAAATCTCTTTAATCTTAAGTCAAAAAAAAGTACCTAAAATAAAATTTCACATCTTAAACTATCTTGAAAGATTTAACCTTGCTGCCAAGGCCTTCAAAAAAGTAAAAGAACTTTCAGGAGGTGAACAACAGAAAGTAGGTATCGTAAGAGCTATCATTAGAGACCCTGAATTGTTAATAGCTGATGAACCTACAGGAAATCTTGATCCTGAAAGCATAAGGGAAATTATTAAGATATTTCAAGAATATCAACAAGCAGGAAAAACGGTAATTCTTGCTACCCATGACCCAGTTATCCTACAACTTAACGCGGGAAAAATTCTTAGATTAGAACAAGGAAGGTTGGTAGGAAATGTTCAAACTTCTTGCTAA
- a CDS encoding FmdB family zinc ribbon protein gives MPIYEFKCEDCKTEFEVFLKNKEELGSVECKNCKSKNVKRLMSVVNSIVSGSVGSSDKPRITESHSCPSGTCTHIELPGYGD, from the coding sequence ATGCCTATCTATGAGTTCAAGTGTGAAGACTGTAAAACTGAGTTTGAAGTTTTTTTGAAAAACAAAGAGGAGTTAGGGTCAGTTGAGTGTAAAAACTGCAAAAGCAAAAACGTTAAAAGACTGATGAGTGTGGTAAACTCTATCGTTAGTGGTTCAGTGGGATCTTCAGACAAACCAAGGATCACAGAATCTCATTCCTGTCCGTCAGGAACTTGCACCCATATAGAACTACCAGGGTATGGAGATTAG
- a CDS encoding tetratricopeptide repeat protein: protein MENKNFIEKRKELYFKQMGVSEELKPGYELCIEAHKCWIEGRVLDTIELMERALEFFQQHQAYKEMANILDFLGDVYHMRGNIEKALRCYKACLDVCETGEDEFSVAVILEKIIHIYRTKKEYDKMLPYLYRNLEIGEKYRDAHRAARSLVGIGDVYRLQNNFEAAKEAYSLAYKIYKGMGAGELAEKVKEGLELLEKEQANLNSED from the coding sequence ATGGAAAATAAGAACTTTATTGAGAAAAGAAAAGAGCTTTATTTTAAACAAATGGGGGTTTCAGAGGAGTTGAAACCAGGATATGAACTTTGTATAGAAGCCCATAAGTGTTGGATTGAAGGTAGAGTTCTTGATACTATAGAACTTATGGAAAGGGCCTTAGAGTTTTTTCAACAACATCAGGCTTATAAAGAAATGGCTAACATCTTAGACTTTTTAGGAGATGTATACCATATGAGAGGAAATATAGAAAAAGCTCTAAGATGTTATAAAGCCTGCTTAGATGTATGTGAAACCGGAGAAGATGAATTTAGTGTGGCAGTTATACTAGAAAAGATTATCCATATTTATCGTACTAAAAAAGAATACGATAAAATGCTTCCTTATCTTTACAGAAACTTAGAGATAGGAGAAAAATATAGAGATGCCCATCGAGCAGCTCGTTCCTTGGTAGGGATAGGGGATGTGTATAGACTCCAGAATAACTTTGAGGCAGCTAAAGAGGCTTATTCCTTAGCTTATAAAATATACAAAGGAATGGGAGCTGGAGAACTTGCAGAAAAGGTAAAAGAAGGTTTAGAACTTTTAGAAAAGGAACAGGCTAACTTAAACTCCGAAGACTAA
- a CDS encoding DVU0298 family protein, with product MKKPVPKPPTCPFCGRFIKKPELLPIGLSDLEAGVCECGSVYVCDVTGHNRGNAFIEALFLATAGDWDLMWELIPEEDYKEVWIENYDLKTHTILPMPATSRIVSKGALCFLKVADDIRELKHVKLSQALQKEPLSEKDFNKPRRKLSKRELEELIEKEDFNTLNIYIVSEPLNLNVLQKFFYHPDPVFRRKAVVALGKVSPALAKVYPERLLDFIKRLLYAAADSASSAWGALEAVGEIIRETGDRYAIFIKNLLAFLKFPEYHGYVLYALYRISEKNPEVLKKHSYFLLLDLIERSSSEIKALILKTFINLGAKEISPYLDKINPEEEAEVFNHETFSYEKVKLKDIIQQIQRG from the coding sequence ATGAAAAAGCCCGTTCCTAAACCTCCTACCTGTCCCTTTTGTGGTAGGTTTATCAAAAAACCAGAGCTTCTACCTATAGGTCTTTCTGACTTAGAGGCTGGTGTGTGCGAATGTGGGAGTGTTTACGTATGCGATGTGACCGGACATAATCGAGGAAATGCCTTTATAGAGGCTCTTTTTCTTGCTACTGCAGGTGATTGGGATTTGATGTGGGAATTAATCCCTGAAGAAGACTATAAAGAAGTTTGGATTGAAAATTATGATTTAAAAACCCATACCATCCTTCCTATGCCAGCTACTTCAAGGATAGTCTCTAAAGGAGCGCTTTGTTTTTTGAAAGTAGCAGATGACATTAGAGAATTAAAACACGTAAAACTAAGTCAAGCTTTGCAAAAAGAACCTCTCTCCGAAAAGGACTTTAACAAACCTAGGAGAAAGCTTTCTAAAAGGGAATTAGAAGAGTTAATCGAAAAGGAAGATTTCAACACTCTCAATATCTATATAGTTTCAGAACCTTTAAACCTCAACGTACTTCAGAAGTTTTTCTACCATCCAGACCCTGTTTTTCGTAGAAAAGCGGTAGTTGCTTTGGGTAAAGTATCTCCTGCCTTAGCTAAGGTCTATCCAGAAAGACTGTTAGACTTTATAAAAAGGCTTCTTTATGCTGCCGCTGATTCTGCGTCTTCTGCCTGGGGGGCTCTTGAAGCAGTAGGAGAGATCATAAGAGAGACAGGAGATAGATATGCTATTTTTATAAAAAATCTGTTAGCTTTTTTAAAGTTTCCTGAATATCACGGCTATGTCCTTTATGCGCTTTACCGGATTTCCGAAAAAAATCCCGAAGTTTTAAAAAAACATAGCTATTTCTTGCTTTTAGACCTGATAGAACGTTCTTCTTCTGAAATAAAAGCCTTGATTTTAAAGACGTTTATTAATCTTGGGGCTAAGGAGATATCTCCTTATTTAGATAAAATAAATCCTGAGGAAGAGGCTGAGGTTTTTAATCACGAAACCTTTTCATACGAGAAGGTTAAATTAAAGGACATTATACAACAAATACAAAGGGGTTAA
- a CDS encoding tetratricopeptide repeat protein: MIDEKALKILEKEAIENPHSPFAQHKLAIAYFNLGKLQEAKEAFKKVLKLDPYHFEAMVNLGIILAQEGELEEAKKAFTFTLNFYPKSVEAWVNLGLIEFQLGNLDEAERCYRKALEINPDFIPAMINLSTILIEKELFVEAITMLEKAKSMAPKMATLYNNLAVAYYYQGDIDKAKENLAQAKSLGYPVSPEFEELLNEKARS; the protein is encoded by the coding sequence ATGATAGACGAAAAAGCTTTAAAAATTTTAGAAAAAGAAGCCATAGAAAACCCTCATTCCCCTTTTGCACAACATAAGTTAGCTATAGCTTACTTTAATTTAGGAAAATTACAAGAGGCTAAAGAGGCGTTTAAAAAGGTTTTAAAACTTGATCCCTACCATTTTGAGGCTATGGTTAACCTTGGCATCATATTAGCTCAAGAAGGGGAACTTGAGGAGGCTAAAAAGGCCTTTACCTTTACCCTTAACTTTTATCCCAAATCTGTAGAGGCCTGGGTAAACTTAGGGTTGATAGAGTTTCAGTTAGGTAACCTGGATGAGGCAGAAAGATGTTATAGGAAAGCCTTAGAGATAAATCCTGATTTTATCCCTGCTATGATAAACCTTTCTACCATTTTGATAGAAAAAGAATTGTTTGTAGAAGCCATTACTATGCTAGAAAAAGCAAAATCCATGGCTCCTAAAATGGCTACTCTTTACAATAATTTAGCCGTGGCTTATTACTATCAGGGAGATATAGATAAGGCCAAAGAAAATTTAGCACAAGCTAAAAGCTTAGGTTATCCAGTAAGTCCAGAATTTGAGGAGCTTTTAAATGAAAAAGCCCGTTCCTAA
- the mltG gene encoding endolytic transglycosylase MltG — MKFSRRKNKKWMLTFGLVIFCVLILGFLGYYFEGLEPVVKGPTKEFKVVEIKKGESAWAIAQKLKNHGIIKSSVVFYLEALRKGYYHKLKPGEYGFYLNQSLSEILTMLVEGKVLAKKITIPEGYTLWQIADLLEKNEICRKEDFLKLAESPQTAKQYGLPGPTLEGYLFPDTYYFYRNSHPGQVVKTMVDNFWKHWKKYEEVAKKQKKSLKEVITLASIVEKEAYLNSEKPVIAAVYLNRIKKKMPLQADPTINYALKSFRRLTYKDYYQVKSPYNTYLNPGLPPTPIGNPGEASIKAVLFPAKVPYLYFVAAGNGSHVFSVTYKEHLEAINKIRETPKNSVSNQTSENLVYKTPSDKPSTEPKSDTKL; from the coding sequence ATGAAGTTCTCAAGACGTAAAAATAAGAAATGGATGTTAACCTTTGGGTTGGTAATTTTTTGTGTTTTGATCTTAGGTTTCTTGGGTTACTATTTTGAAGGGTTAGAACCTGTAGTAAAAGGCCCTACCAAAGAATTTAAGGTAGTAGAAATCAAAAAAGGTGAAAGTGCCTGGGCTATAGCTCAAAAGCTTAAAAACCACGGGATTATCAAGAGTTCTGTAGTATTTTATTTAGAAGCCTTAAGAAAAGGCTATTATCATAAACTAAAACCTGGAGAATATGGCTTTTACCTTAACCAATCTCTGTCAGAAATTCTTACCATGTTAGTAGAAGGAAAAGTTTTAGCCAAAAAGATAACCATACCAGAGGGGTACACTCTTTGGCAAATCGCTGATTTGCTCGAAAAGAATGAAATCTGCCGCAAAGAGGATTTTCTAAAGTTGGCTGAAAGCCCTCAAACAGCTAAACAATATGGATTACCTGGTCCTACCTTAGAAGGATATCTTTTCCCCGATACTTATTATTTTTACCGAAACTCTCATCCAGGACAGGTAGTAAAAACCATGGTAGATAACTTTTGGAAACACTGGAAAAAATATGAAGAGGTAGCTAAAAAACAAAAAAAATCCTTAAAGGAGGTAATTACTTTAGCCTCTATCGTAGAAAAAGAGGCTTATCTAAACTCAGAAAAACCAGTAATTGCTGCAGTTTATTTAAACAGAATAAAGAAAAAAATGCCTCTCCAAGCTGACCCTACCATCAACTATGCCTTAAAATCTTTTAGACGTTTAACTTACAAAGATTATTATCAAGTAAAAAGTCCTTATAACACCTACTTAAATCCTGGCCTACCCCCTACCCCCATAGGAAATCCTGGAGAAGCAAGCATAAAAGCAGTACTTTTTCCGGCTAAGGTGCCTTATCTTTATTTTGTAGCTGCAGGTAACGGTTCTCACGTGTTTTCTGTAACTTATAAAGAACATTTAGAAGCTATTAACAAAATAAGAGAAACCCCTAAAAACTCTGTTTCTAACCAGACTTCAGAAAATTTAGTTTATAAAACTCCTTCTGATAAACCTTCTACTGAACCCAAATCTGATACAAAGTTATAA
- the rsmA gene encoding 16S rRNA (adenine(1518)-N(6)/adenine(1519)-N(6))-dimethyltransferase RsmA — MLKKKWGQHLLVSSGVLDRLVELAEIKEEVVVEIGPGTGNLTKRLLNTPLKRLYLLEIDPEMVEKLKVSLNDPRVVIFQTDATTFDFNTLNEKELKLIGNLPYNVASLIIENTIYHKHLIYQAFYMVQKEVAERLIQQKSWLSVFVNTFYQLEYLMSIPPRFFVPPPKVNSAYLKFTRKNFDEIKDLKRYKSFLVQIFSQKRKMLKHKVPPEILEKASILPQKRVEELNLLDFITLYQIWVQ, encoded by the coding sequence ATGCTAAAGAAAAAATGGGGGCAACATCTTTTGGTTTCATCAGGTGTATTAGATCGACTGGTTGAACTAGCTGAGATAAAAGAAGAGGTGGTAGTAGAGATAGGTCCAGGGACAGGAAACCTTACCAAAAGACTGCTTAATACCCCTCTAAAGCGCCTTTATCTTCTAGAAATAGACCCAGAAATGGTAGAGAAACTTAAAGTTAGTCTAAACGACCCTCGGGTGGTGATCTTTCAGACCGACGCTACTACCTTTGATTTTAACACCTTAAATGAAAAAGAACTCAAACTTATAGGTAACCTCCCTTATAACGTTGCCAGCCTTATCATAGAAAACACGATATACCATAAACATCTTATATACCAGGCTTTTTATATGGTTCAAAAAGAGGTAGCTGAAAGACTTATCCAGCAAAAATCCTGGCTTTCTGTTTTTGTAAATACCTTTTATCAGCTTGAATACCTAATGAGTATCCCCCCAAGGTTTTTTGTCCCCCCTCCTAAGGTGAATTCAGCCTATCTTAAGTTTACCCGGAAAAACTTTGATGAAATAAAAGATTTGAAAAGATATAAAAGTTTTTTAGTGCAAATTTTTAGCCAAAAAAGAAAGATGTTAAAACATAAAGTGCCACCTGAAATTTTAGAAAAAGCCTCTATTTTACCTCAAAAAAGGGTAGAAGAACTTAATCTTTTGGATTTTATAACTTTGTATCAGATTTGGGTTCAGTAG
- a CDS encoding DUF1015 family protein, producing the protein MPDCLPFYGWRYNPEKVKIEEVVAPPYDVVGEEEKAFYQKKSPYNIFHLELPETYQKAKHLLEEWIRSQILVKEPKPCLYFYELSFMREQKTLSRKGWILLVKLHHFEEGIVLPHEKVFPKVTDDRFELLKTTGFQFSQIFGLYEDPDLLTISYSPKNLLYEVTLDQQTHHLYQVSEVDIIKEVTDYLKHQKIYIADGHHRYTTALRYKEYMENKLGTTPPRDYHYIAMYVCPIEEPNLLMLPTHRIYRLPNPEDLIQALKNWAEKVYTTEPINFSQNFFKIKERDFGICFKNKVMIFRIKQEVYERFQQKDPVLSKLTLYNFLSLMEQAFQIKEESLKEQNQVEFISEVREVFNHVKDQEIGVIFPELSPLILKEVALQGKRMPHKSTFFYPKILTGLVLNEVRGKPLDFKL; encoded by the coding sequence ATGCCTGATTGTCTTCCATTTTATGGGTGGAGATATAATCCTGAAAAAGTAAAAATCGAAGAAGTGGTTGCCCCTCCTTACGATGTGGTTGGCGAGGAAGAAAAAGCTTTTTATCAGAAAAAAAGTCCTTATAACATCTTTCATCTGGAGCTTCCTGAAACCTACCAAAAAGCCAAACACCTTTTGGAAGAGTGGATAAGGTCACAAATCCTTGTAAAAGAACCTAAACCTTGTCTCTATTTTTATGAACTATCCTTTATGAGAGAACAGAAAACCCTTTCCCGAAAAGGTTGGATTCTATTGGTAAAGCTACATCACTTTGAGGAAGGGATAGTTTTACCCCATGAGAAGGTTTTTCCAAAGGTAACAGATGATCGGTTTGAATTGCTTAAGACTACCGGGTTTCAGTTTAGTCAGATTTTTGGGTTGTATGAAGACCCGGACCTTCTTACCATTTCTTATAGTCCCAAAAATCTACTTTATGAAGTAACCCTTGACCAACAAACCCATCACCTTTATCAAGTTTCTGAGGTGGACATAATAAAAGAAGTGACTGACTATCTTAAACATCAAAAAATATACATAGCAGATGGACACCACAGATACACTACTGCCTTGAGATATAAAGAATACATGGAAAATAAGTTAGGCACAACCCCACCAAGGGATTATCATTACATAGCCATGTATGTTTGCCCTATAGAAGAGCCAAACCTACTTATGCTTCCTACTCATAGAATCTATCGTTTACCAAACCCTGAAGATTTAATTCAAGCCTTAAAAAATTGGGCAGAAAAAGTTTACACCACAGAGCCTATTAATTTTTCTCAGAATTTTTTTAAAATAAAAGAAAGGGATTTTGGTATTTGCTTTAAAAATAAAGTGATGATTTTCAGGATAAAACAAGAAGTGTATGAGCGTTTCCAACAGAAAGATCCGGTGCTTTCAAAACTAACCCTTTACAACTTTTTGTCCCTGATGGAACAAGCTTTTCAGATAAAAGAAGAAAGCTTAAAGGAACAAAATCAGGTTGAATTTATCTCTGAGGTAAGAGAGGTTTTTAACCACGTCAAAGATCAAGAAATCGGAGTAATTTTCCCTGAGCTTTCTCCCTTAATCTTAAAAGAGGTTGCATTGCAAGGGAAAAGAATGCCTCATAAAAGCACGTTTTTTTATCCTAAAATCCTTACAGGGTTGGTTTTAAATGAAGTAAGAGGAAAACCTCTGGACTTTAAGTTATGA
- the fabG gene encoding 3-oxoacyl-[acyl-carrier-protein] reductase has translation MELKGKVALVTGASRGIGRAIAYQLAKDGAEVVINYKGAEEKAKELATEIEKLGTKAYLSKFDVANPEEVQKAIKELEEAVGPIQILVNNAGITRDALFLRMKEEDWDLVIKTNLYSVFYVTKAVLPMMTKAKWGRIINISSVVAFSGNAGQTNYAAAKAGIIGFTKALALEVASRNITVNAVAPGYIETDMTKQLPEKVREAFLQEIPLKRPGTPEEVAYLVSFLASEKASYITGCVFHVNGGLLRV, from the coding sequence ATGGAGCTTAAGGGAAAGGTAGCTTTAGTAACAGGAGCCTCAAGAGGGATAGGTAGGGCGATAGCCTATCAACTTGCAAAGGATGGAGCGGAGGTAGTTATCAATTATAAAGGAGCCGAAGAAAAGGCTAAAGAGTTGGCTACCGAAATAGAAAAGCTTGGGACCAAGGCCTATCTTTCTAAGTTTGACGTAGCCAACCCTGAGGAAGTTCAAAAAGCTATAAAAGAATTAGAAGAAGCTGTCGGACCTATTCAAATCTTAGTAAACAACGCAGGGATCACCAGAGATGCTTTGTTTTTAAGGATGAAAGAAGAGGACTGGGATTTGGTTATTAAAACCAACCTATATTCGGTTTTTTATGTGACTAAGGCAGTACTTCCGATGATGACCAAAGCTAAATGGGGAAGAATAATTAACATCTCTTCGGTAGTAGCCTTTAGCGGAAATGCTGGGCAAACCAACTATGCAGCAGCTAAGGCTGGGATCATAGGTTTTACTAAAGCTTTAGCTTTAGAGGTTGCTTCGCGAAACATAACGGTTAATGCCGTGGCTCCAGGCTATATAGAAACTGACATGACGAAACAGTTACCTGAAAAGGTTAGAGAAGCTTTTTTGCAAGAAATCCCTTTAAAAAGACCAGGAACCCCGGAAGAAGTAGCCTATCTTGTTTCTTTTTTAGCCAGCGAAAAAGCAAGTTATATCACAGGATGTGTGTTTCATGTTAACGGAGGTTTGTTGAGGGTTTAA
- a CDS encoding secondary thiamine-phosphate synthase enzyme YjbQ, which produces MEVITVKTHKKVELIDITEEVLKRLPPKDGICVLYVPHTTAGIIINEGADPAVKEDLIMAFERIAPETLPYKHLEGNSPGHVKSSITGPSLTLIVEKGKPILGTWQRIFFAEYDGPRTRKIFLKFLEG; this is translated from the coding sequence ATGGAAGTTATCACGGTTAAAACTCACAAAAAGGTTGAATTGATTGACATAACTGAAGAAGTCTTAAAAAGGCTCCCTCCTAAGGATGGGATTTGTGTGCTTTATGTCCCTCACACCACAGCAGGTATTATCATTAACGAAGGGGCTGACCCAGCTGTTAAAGAAGACCTGATCATGGCTTTCGAAAGGATAGCACCAGAAACCCTTCCTTATAAACATCTGGAAGGAAACTCACCAGGACATGTGAAATCTTCGATAACAGGACCTTCTTTAACTCTTATCGTAGAAAAAGGAAAGCCCATTTTAGGTACCTGGCAAAGGATTTTTTTTGCAGAATATGATGGACCAAGGACAAGAAAGATATTTTTAAAATTTTTAGAGGGTTAA